A genomic stretch from Festucalex cinctus isolate MCC-2025b chromosome 13, RoL_Fcin_1.0, whole genome shotgun sequence includes:
- the igsf10 gene encoding immunoglobulin superfamily member 10 has product MSFPCTMSACRGSYLRRRCLLSPGSLLLLLASVSPVCGDCPTSCVCAVPVEVHCTFRYLNAVPAHIQPAVERINLGYNSITILQENALSGLEKLQLLMLHSNLIHSIEDRAFQDLRSLQVLKMSYNKVKELSKQTFKGLESLQRLHMDHNYIDFISPEAFYGLTNLQLVHLEGNHLQQLHPDTFITLRHSQVFKLSSVRTIHLSNNLLTSLPAELFSGCSHLENLFLHGNRWACDCRMNWFPLWTQKHTGVLKCKRDRRYPRGQLCPVCENPTLYQKKRLSLLPSDAFICTKPWIHPHLKQKNISLEEGDFTPVSSRDFIAPLGSIQMNLTDQFHNHASLSCTVQRPSNFENLSLTVEDEGGQNISILTTSITTYLVCNMDNEHIQHLWQILAAYSEFPMSLERGLLLTKSPEMVYRYSQKKTGEDDLHTNIDAEIKATPAWLMQDEVSLQLDRTTTTFSTLHIKYQSVVNLRVENTFPKKDHYSWTMIKKDNKTKTEHTIITGGVLQLSCQVRGEPKPLLEWILPDGIKVRAPYVSEDNRIIITAEGKLTLRGADISDTGLYRCIATNYLDADILVFRVTVMPPDVEEADVNGVHISQKLGEHLLFDCSSSGSPKASVQWILPDHSILDRSQGKKKMYENGTLLIEGLTMRDQGFYRCLAANHLGLDLLVSHVTASESSKVLTYFDHDGSGMEIESQVDRTLTDSTNTVSDIPSYKPADGATQEAKTIVSDLRHPRQRSRGKSSSEGRIGQRRYSVSHQRRFGNRVFDKTMRKVDPKKFAEFMKRAQDGASENTNERKTGKDPKTVLSNDNAIGSGEVRDDIILLATVLPTTHNPQKGRLVQKENKETVAVTKNSHGITFSQEGELTTDYTPIQKNVFTNIPLKSDREGITLYDLISSNTDIISFDETTALNSLKRFTKPETVTDSSQETQLQFSGENSSEAETSTEVFSFTSDPNAVPMRDGTDPVELFVHSDPERQSTITAFTTTQRQDDQITFHTTQTIKSPPLGSTIISKQQIQIIPHKNSRGGRRRMSHGRRRIIKPNSITDIQSIINKLMQPSERNTTVPYRIEMTTDMELSTPTTQSGARGKDGKKRIRGRQQKPITTETLTIPQTSAITPTTSPSTLPPITTHFPTESEALSPTTNTESKVILFDDDYGDLFSADFELSNLKPTDQPLTTMSPTYYSKTLTTAETPLQTQTLASPPTVEPTPGENPDIDFSYGSGGIPDDFSTTGPRTGAKRGRQGRRRRPFKGHRLSKKLKNNEFYPISITKTFDSTKTTMETTIHTTLLPQKSASKAPMYTPSKDFDKSTGASEQETYGYKEVDWGISYTTRTPFMYSNTMPTLEKPYATTQNQLHNNVRSTTQRFNSQTTATRRPRPTVKTTTKEITEKPISFGTMTIYTAEQDYIYTHNRNNVKNAVVTTSPNVGSTQPTTMLMTRKPKILGGNAASFTVLTNSDAFLPCEAVGDPQPVISWKRFSSSTGNTITIKGRMGKLEMLHNGTLSIQNANTKDRGQYICIAENDHGSDKLIVTLSVVAYPSRILEPKLREIKSHAGNTVEIHCKADGRPTPTISWILANRTQVREHHISHGRASVTAGGTLVIRQVSVFDRGHYKCIASNPAGADTATVRLHVVAAPPGILEDKRQKVKAVLKQNLWLPCTGQGSPQPSIHWVLHDGVLVNSQRSAWDKRISVYDNGTLLIKDLAPIDNGKYECIATSSTGSERRVVTLTIERREYAPRIVVTSQHVTELYFGDQLNLNCSATGEPEPRIIWRLPSNAVVDQSHRMGSRFQVLENGTLVINSAIDKDAGDYLCMAKSVTGDDVQLMKVKVSMKPAKIEHKPHGKKKVLYGNDFKVDCKASGAPKPEISWGLPDGTVVNSALQADSFNEGRRIRRYTLFDNGTLYVNQVGMSEEGDYTCTAENQVGKDEMHVHITVVTAAPMIRQNSETYARLKPGNNIRFDCEAVGEPKPRILWMLPNNDIIAASNERYLLHVNGSLDIRNAKPIDGGEYVCMARNPGGETRRAYKLEIGGNPPVINDYRQNRTVVKDFSTKYSRKLIDCKAEGNPTPTITWIMPDNIFLRAPYFGGRINVHHNGTLEIRNIRPTDTGEFICMATNDGGESVLVVQLEVTNMLRRPIFKNPFNERIVSPLGKTNVLNCSADGHPKPDITWILPDGTRLTGGRNSHRQVDNDGTLVIYNSRIEDTGKYRCGAKNIMGYIEKLIILDVGQKPYILTRPRGIIRSMFGDPLFLHCLSDGSPKPRIYWTLPGGHILTQPQVLGRYNLLENGTLVVVDTTLYDRGNYVCRAQNDAGEAVLTVPVVIIAYPPRITTMPPPTLSLMAGTLIKLNCAAIGVPKPEITWELPDHSILSMAQQGRRSGSELLHPQGTLVVQRLSAFDSGTYKCVAKNHLGTDLKSVYVRVL; this is encoded by the exons ATGAGTTTTCCGTGCACGATGAGCGCCTGCAGAGGCTCTTACCTGCGGAGGAGGTGTTTGCTGTCCCCGGGGTCCCTGTTACTGCTCTTGGCCTCCGTGTCCCCGGTTTGTGGCGACTGTCCCACCTCGTGCGTGTGCGCCGTGCCCGTGGAAGTGCATTGCACTTTCCGTTACCTGAACGCGGTGCCTGCCCACATACAGCCAGCCGTGGAAAGAATTAATCTCGG GTACAACAGTATAACCATCTTGCAAGAGAATGCCCTTTCGGGGCTGGAGAAATTGCAGCTACTGATGCTGCACAGCAATCTCATTCACAGTATTGAGGACAGAGCATTTCAGGATCTTCGATCATTGCAG GTCCTCAAAATGTCCTACAACAAAGTGAAGGAACTCAGTAAACAAACATTCAAAGGCCTTGAGAGTCTGCAGCGACTCCACATGGACCATAACTACATTGACTTCATCAGCCCAGAGGCTTTCTACGGCCTCACCAATCTACAACTGGTCCACCTGGAGGGCAACCACCTGCAACAGCTCCACCCAGACACTTTCATCACCTTGAGACACAGCCAGGTGTTCAAGTTGTCCTCCGTCAGGACCATCCACCTGTCCAACAACCTCCTCACCAGCCTGCCTGCGGAGCTTTTCTCTGGGTGCAGTCACCTGGAGAACCTCTTTCTCCATGGCAACCGTTGGGCATGTGATTGTCGAATGAACTGGTTCCCACTATGGACGCAGAAGCACACTG GGGTGCTCAAATGTAAGCGGGACAGGAGATATCCTCGAGGCCAGCTGTGTCCCGTTTGTGAAAATCCAACCCTTTACCAGAAGAAACGTCTTTCCCTTCTTCCAAGTGATGCCTTCATTTGTACCAAACCCTGGATCCACCCCCATCTAAAGCAGAAAAACATCAGCTTGGAAGAAGGGGACTTCACTCCAGTTTCCTCAAGAGACTTTATTGCCCCACTGGGCTCTATACAAATGAACCTGACGGATCAGTTTCACAATCATGCCAGCCTGTCATGCACTGTCCAGAGGCCATCTAATTTTGAAAACCTCTCACTTACCGTGGAGGACGAAGGGGGTCAGAATATCTCCATACTCACTACTAGCATAACTACATATCTGGTATGCAACATGGACAATGAACATATCCAACATTTGTGGCAAATCTTGGCAGCTTACAGTGAGTTTCCAATGAGTCTTGAGAGAGGCTTGTTGTTGACTAAAAGTCCCGAAATGGTGTACCGATATAGTCAGAAGAAAACGGGTGAGGATGACCTACACACAAACATTGATGCTGAAATCAAAGCTACTCCTGCATGGCTGATGCAAGATGAGGTTAGCTTGCAGCTCGACCGTACTACAACTACTTTCTCTACTCTGCATATCAAATACCAGTCTGTCGTAAACCTGCGGGTGGAAAACACCTTCCCTAAGAAGGACCACTATTCCTGGACGATGATAAAGAAAgacaacaaaaccaaaactgAGCACACCATAATAACAG gtgGGGTGCTTCAGTTGAGCTGTCAAGTCCGAGGGGAGCCAAAGCCTTTGTTGGAGTGGATTTTGCCGGATGGAATTAAGGTGCGAGCCCCTTACGTCAGTGAGGACAATCGAATCATAATCACCGCTGAAGGAAAGCTCACCCTTCGGGGTGCAGACATCTCGGATACGGGCCTCTATCGCTGCATCGCCACCAACTACTTGGATGCCGACATTCTGGTGTTTCGAGTGACAGTTATGCCTCCTGATGTGGAGGAAGCAGATGTCAACGGTGTCCATATATCCCAGAAACTAGGGGAGCATCTTCTTTTTGATTGCAGCAGCTCAGGAAGTCCCAAAGCTTCGGTACAGTGGATACTCCCAGACCATTCAATATTGGACAGGTCCCAAGGGAAAAAGAAGATGTATGAGAATGGCACGCTACTGATTGAGGGCCTTACTATGAGGGACCAAGGATTTTATAGATGTTTGGCAGCTAACCACTTGGGACTTGACCTTTTGGTTTCTCACGTGACAGCAAGTGAAAGCTCAAAGGTATTAACATACTTTGATCATGATGGATCAGGCATGGAGATAGAGAGTCAGGTGGACCGAACTTTAACTGACAGCACAAACACCGTCAGTGACATCCCTTCCTACAAACCAGCTGATGGAGCTACTCAAGAAGCCAAAACCATCGTTTCTGATCTACGTCACCCCAGACAGAGGTCACGGGGCAAAAGCAGTTCAGAGGGTCGAATAGGACAGAGGAGGTATTCAGTCAGTCACCAACGTAGATTTGGCAATCGGGTCTTTGATAAAACAATGAGGAAAGTTGATCCAAAGAAATTTGCAGAATTTATGAAGAGGGCTCAAGATGGAGCAAGTGAAAACACGAACGaaagaaagacaggaaaagACCCAAAGACTGTTTTGTCAAACGATAATGCGATTGGTTCTGGTGAGGTACGTGACGATATAATTTTACTTGCTACAGTTTTGCCTACGACACATAACCCTCAAAAAGGTAGATTAGttcaaaaggaaaacaaagaaaCAGTAGCAGTCACAAAAAACAGTCACGGCATCACATTCAGTCAAGAAGGAGAGCTAACAACAGATTATACGCcaatacaaaaaaacgtatttacaaatATTCCGTTGAAGAGTGACAGAGAAGGCATCACATTGTATGATCTAATTTCATCCAACACAGACATCATTAGTTTTGATGAAACTACAGCGCTTAATTCCCTCAAAAGATTTACCAAACCCGAAACTGTTACAGATTCTTCGCAAGAAACTCAGCTCCAGTTCTCCGGAGAGAATTCTTCAGAAGCAGAGACGTCCACTGAGGTGTTCTCATTTACCTCAGATCCTAATGCCGTTCCAATGAGGGATGGCACAGACCCCGTAGAGCTTTTTGTCCACTCTGATCCAGAAAGGCAATCTACAATCACGGCTTTCACTACCACACAGAGACAGGATGATCAAATAACCTTCCATACCACTCAAACAATAAAATCTCCACCTTTGGGATCCACCATCATCTCCAAGCAGCAGATCCAGATCATCCCACACAAGAACAGTAGAGGCGGTCGCAGAAGAATGTCACATGGTCGTAGAAGAATCATTAAACCCAACAGCATTACTGACATACAAtccataatcaataaacttaTGCAGCCGTCTGAGAGGAATACTACAGTACCATACAGAATTGAAATGACAACag ATATGGAACTATCTACACCCACTACACAATCTGGAGCAAGAGGCAAAGATGGCAAGAAAAGGATTCGAGGAAGGCAACAAAAGCCAATCACCACTGAAACATTAACAATACCTCAGACTTCAGCGATAACCCCAACTACATCCCCTTCTACTCTTCCCCCCATCACTACACACTTCCCAACAGAATCTGAAGCTCTATCCCCAACCACAAACACAGAAAGCAAAGTCATTTTGTTTGATGACGACTATGGAGATTTGTTCTCTGCGGATTTTGAGCTATCAAATCTGAAGCCGACTGATCAGCCTCTTACAACAATGAGCCCAACGTATTACTCCAAGACCTTGACCACTGCTGAAACACCACTCCAAACACAGACTCTTGCTTCCCCGCCTACAGTTGAACCAACCCCAGGAGAAAATCCTGACATAGATTTTTCATATGGGTCTGGTGGAATTCCTGATGATTTTTCTACAACTGGGCCGAGAACTGGTGCAAAGAGAGGGCGCCAAGGACGGAGAAGAAGGCCATTTAAGGGACACAGACTGTCAAAGaaacttaaaaataatgaattctATCCGATAAGCATAACTAAGACTTTTGACAGCACGAAAACAACCATGGAAACCACTATCCATACAACTTTATTGCCCCAAAAGAGTGCCTCCAAAGCGCCAATGTATACACCATCAAAAGATTTCGATAAATCCACTGGAGCATCAGAGCAGGAAACATATGGTTACAAGGAAGTCGACTGGGGCATTTCCTATACAACAAGAACACCTTTCATGTACTCAAACACAATGCCTACATTAGAGAAACCTTACGCAACTACTCAAAACCAACTCCACAACAATGTCAGATCAACAACACAGAGGTTTAATAGTCAGACAACAGCAACAAGGAGACCTAGACCGACAGTGaaaaccaccaccaaagagattACCGAGAAACCCATTTCTTTTGGGACAATGACTATATACACAGCAGAACAAGACTACATCTACACACATAACAGAAACAATGTAAAAAATGCCGTTGTGACAACCAGTCCCAATGTTGGCAGCACTCAACCAACTACTATGCTCATGACTAGAAAACCCAAAATACTTGGTGGGAATGCAGCTAGCTTTACGGTTTTGACCAACTCAGATGCCTTTTTACCATGTGAGGCTGTTGGAGACCCTCAGCCAGTGATATCCTGGAAACGCTTCTCCTCAAGCACAG GAAACACAATTACCATTAAGGGGAGAATGGGCAAGTTGGAGATGTTGCACAACGGCACATTGTCAATACAGAACGCCAATACAAAAGACCGTGGCCAATATATCTGCATTGCTGAGAATGATCATGGATCAGATAAACTTATCGTCACTCTCTCCGTAGTAGCTTACCCCTCACGTATACTAGAGCCAAAACTGAGAGAGATCAAATCTCATGCAGGAAATACGGTGGAGATTCACTGTAAGGCAGATGGTCGGCCCACACCGACAATATCTTGGATTCTGGCAAACCGGACCCAAGTAAGAGAGCACCACATATCACATGGGAGAGCTTCAGTGACTGCTGGTGGGACTCTGGTCATTCGACAGGTGTCTGTTTTTGACAGAGGTCATTACAAGTGCATTGCTAGTAACCCAGCTGGAGCTGATACTGCTACAGTCCGCCTACATGTGGTTGCTGCTCCACCAGGTATCTTGGAGGATAAACGACAGAAGGTGAAGgccgttttaaaacaaaacctgTGGCTGCCCTGCACAGGTCAAGGTAGCCCTCAGCCTAGCATTCACTGGGTGCTGCACGACGGAGTGTTGGTCAATTCGCAGAGGTCTGCCTGGGACAAGAGGATATCTGTTTATGATAACGGAACCCTCCTTATCAAGGATCTGGCTCCAATTGATAATGGCAAATATGAATGCATTGCAACCAGCTCCACGGGCTCAGAGCGAAGGGTGGTGACTCTCACCATCGAGAGAAGAGAATATGCACCTAGAATAGTGGTGACATCCCAACATGTAACGGAGTTGTATTTTGGAGATCAGCTCAACCTAAACTGCTCAGCAACTGGAGAGCCCGAACCCAGGATTATTTGGAGATTACCATCCAATGCAGTGGTAGACCAATCACATAG GATGGGCAGCAGATTCCAGGTTTTGGAAAACGGTACTCTGGTCATCAATTCTGCGATTGATAAAGATGCCGGCGACTATCTCTGTATGGCTAAAAGCGTGACTGGTGATGATGTTCAACTCATGAAGGTCAAGGTGTCAATGAAGCCAGCTAAGATAGAGCACAAGCCCCATGGTAAGAAGAAAGTTCTTTACGGTAATGACTTCAAGGTCGATTGCAAAGCCTCAGGGGCTCCAAAGCCAGAGATCTCCTGGGGCCTTCCAGATGGAACTGTTGTTAACAGTGCTCTGCAGGCTGATTCCTTTAACGAAGGAAGGAGAATACGTCGCTACACTCTGTTTGACAATGGGACGCTCTATGTAAATCAA GTTGGTATGTCAGAGGAAGGAGACTACACTTGTACTGCTGAAAACCAAGTGGGAAAAGATGAAATGCACGTACATATCACTGTTGTGACTGCTGCGCCCATGATACGTCAAAACAGTGAGACTTACGCCAGACTGAAACCCGGCAATAACATCCGCTTTGACTGTGAAGCAGTTGGTGAACCCAAACCCAGGATCCTGTGGATGTTGCCCAACAATGACATCATAGCAGCATCTAATGAACGCTACTTGTTGCACGTAAACGGCTCTCTGGATATCAGGAATGCAAAGCCAATCGATGGTGGGGAATATGTTTGCATGGCTCGCAACCCAGGTGGTGAAACCAGAAGAGCCTACAAACTGGAAATTGGTGGTAACCCACCTGTGATCAACGACTACCGTCAGAACAGGACTGTTGTAAAAGATTTCTCTACTAAATATTCCAGGAAACTTATAGACTGTAAAGCTGAAGGCAATCCAACTCCAACTATCACCTGGATAATGCCAGACAACATCTTTCTGAGGGCGCCATATTTTGGCGGTAGGATTAACGTCCATCATAATGGGACTTTAGAAATTCGTAATATACGCCCTACTGATACGGGAGAGTTCATTTGCATGGCAACAAATGATGGAGGAGAGTCTGTATTAGTGGTACAGCTTGAGGTGACCAATATGCTGCGAAGACCCATTTTCAAAAACCCTTTCAATGAACGGATTGTCTCTCCTTTGGGGAAAACCAATGTTCTGAACTGTTCTGCTGATGGACACCCAAAACCAGATATCACCTGGATTCTACCAGATGGAACACGGCTTACCGGTGGGCGTAATTCCCACAGACAGGTAGATAACGATGGGACTTTAGTCATCTATAATTCTCGTATCGAGGATACTGGGAAATACCGCTGTGGTGCCAAGAACATCATGGGATACATTGAAAAGCTCATAATTTTGGATGTGGGGCAAAAGCCTTACATCCTAACAAGACCGAGGGGAATAATACGCAGTATGTTCGGGGATCCTCTGTTCCTTCACTGTCTATCTGATGGAAGTCCAAAACCCAGGATCTACTGGACCCTCCCTGGGGGCCACATTCTTACCCAGCCTCAAGTGTTGGGGCGTTACAATTTGCTGGAGAACGGTACTCTAGTAGTTGTGGACACCACTCTATATGACCGAGGGAACTATGTCTGCAGAGCACAAAATGATGCGGGGGAGGCTGTGCTAACAGTCCCTGTTGTTATCATTGCCTATCCTCCACGCATCACTACGATGCCCCCTCCAACCTTGAGTTTAATGGCAGGAACCCTTATTAAGCTAAACTGCGCTGCCATTGGTGTACCCAAGCCAGAGATCACCTGGGAGCTGCCGGATCACTCCATTCTGTCAATGGCACAACAAGGGAGGCGGTCGGGAAGTGAACTGCTTCACCCTCAAGGCACGCTCGTAGTCCAGAGGCTCTCGGCCTTTGACTCGGGCACATATAAATGCGTAGCCAAGAACCATCTGGGTACCGACCTGAAGTCTGTTTATGTGCGTGTCCTCTAA